A single window of Pirellulales bacterium DNA harbors:
- a CDS encoding ABC transporter ATP-binding protein — protein sequence MPTANSTLLPPDSESVLPHSPLPIPHSPLSNSAAIHLSAVALQKTYRKGQLDIPVLTGVDLEVRQGEFLAIVGQSGCGKSTLLHLLGTLDGPTAGEVHFFDQRIDNLPSAARDRLRNERFGMIFQFYHLLPELTTLENVLAPLMIGRSVWSYWRSRSQSVQRAQELLATLGLGHRLKHRPRELSGGEMQRVAIARALIARPQVLLADEPTGNLDQGTGQEILRILRTLNAEQGLSIVMVTHDAAIAAKADRIVRLANGQVVAPGVE from the coding sequence ATGCCAACTGCCAATTCCACACTTTTGCCGCCAGACTCAGAATCTGTGCTTCCTCATTCCCCACTCCCCATTCCCCATTCCCCATTATCGAATTCTGCCGCCATCCATCTCTCCGCGGTGGCACTGCAAAAAACCTACCGCAAGGGTCAGCTCGACATTCCCGTTCTCACCGGTGTCGATTTAGAAGTGAGGCAAGGAGAGTTTTTGGCGATTGTGGGCCAAAGTGGTTGCGGCAAAAGCACGCTGCTGCACTTGCTGGGCACGCTCGATGGCCCGACCGCCGGCGAAGTTCATTTTTTTGACCAGCGGATCGACAACTTACCTTCGGCGGCGCGCGATCGATTGCGCAACGAGCGGTTCGGCATGATCTTTCAGTTTTATCACCTGCTGCCGGAGCTGACGACGCTGGAAAATGTGCTGGCTCCGCTAATGATTGGCCGCAGCGTGTGGAGCTACTGGCGCAGCCGCAGCCAATCTGTCCAGCGAGCCCAAGAGTTGCTGGCCACACTGGGGTTGGGTCACCGGCTGAAACATCGGCCCCGCGAACTTTCCGGCGGCGAAATGCAACGGGTAGCAATTGCCAGGGCTTTAATTGCCCGGCCGCAAGTGCTGTTGGCCGATGAGCCAACGGGCAATCTTGACCAAGGCACGGGTCAGGAAATCTTACGAATTCTGCGAACCTTGAATGCAGAGCAGGGGCTCTCTATAGTCATGGTGACGCACGACGCCGCCATTGCCGCCAAGGCAGACCGCATTGTGCGCTTGGCCAATGGCCAGGTTGTTGCGCCGGGGGTCGAATAA
- a CDS encoding FtsX-like permease family protein, which produces MYKLLLCWRYLRTRYIALASIISVTLGVATMIVVNAVMSGFSHEMEDRMHGVLSDVVLEGHGMENIENPQFVMDTIRMLAGNSIAGMTPTVHVPGILTFRANGQDHSQQIMFIGIDEATYASVSDFSKYLNHSDNREHLSFKLREDGYDVRDHQLQDKAPLRLGMEQAGWQRRRLAAERQKAWEEQQSHEMPIRESTPDSAENQNQDSINHRADAESQNLQKHPATAAAKQDPFGPQQYVPFDPAKEQHPGVIPGIALASGRDHEGNDHFFLLPGDDVRITIPTAGTQIKGQDWPFTVVDFYESKMSEYDSSFVFVPIKELQEMRGIGTNVSAIQIKLKPGIDPDTVRDQLRSKFPPELFGVYTWRDKQGALLAAVQMERAVLNILLFMIIAVAGFGILAIFFMIVVEKTRDVGILKSLGASSRGILGIFLGYGLSLGLVGAGVGMAIGLLFVHYINQIRDALEWVTGQPVFDPAIYYFYEIPTIIDPVTVTWIVVGALSIAVLASVLPALRAARLHPVEALRYE; this is translated from the coding sequence ATGTACAAACTGCTTCTCTGCTGGCGTTACTTGCGGACGCGCTACATTGCGCTGGCTTCCATCATCAGCGTGACGCTGGGCGTGGCCACCATGATTGTGGTCAACGCCGTCATGTCCGGGTTCTCCCACGAAATGGAAGACCGCATGCATGGGGTGCTTTCCGACGTGGTGTTGGAAGGGCACGGCATGGAGAACATCGAAAACCCGCAGTTCGTGATGGATACCATCCGGATGTTGGCCGGTAACTCGATCGCTGGGATGACGCCCACCGTCCACGTGCCGGGCATTCTTACGTTTCGTGCGAATGGGCAAGACCACTCACAGCAAATCATGTTTATCGGCATTGACGAGGCGACGTACGCTTCGGTGAGCGATTTTTCCAAATATCTCAACCATTCAGACAATCGCGAACATTTGAGCTTTAAGCTGCGCGAAGATGGGTACGATGTGCGCGATCATCAACTTCAGGACAAAGCTCCGTTGCGTCTGGGCATGGAACAAGCTGGTTGGCAACGGCGGAGACTGGCGGCCGAACGGCAAAAGGCCTGGGAGGAACAACAATCTCATGAAATGCCGATTCGAGAATCAACTCCTGATTCCGCTGAAAATCAGAACCAAGATTCAATCAATCACCGTGCCGATGCTGAATCGCAAAATCTGCAAAAGCATCCTGCGACTGCCGCTGCCAAGCAGGATCCCTTTGGCCCGCAGCAATATGTTCCCTTTGATCCAGCCAAGGAACAGCATCCCGGAGTGATTCCAGGAATTGCCTTGGCAAGTGGACGCGATCACGAAGGGAATGATCATTTTTTCCTGCTGCCGGGCGATGATGTCCGCATTACGATTCCCACCGCCGGCACGCAAATTAAGGGCCAGGATTGGCCGTTTACGGTTGTCGACTTCTATGAAAGCAAAATGAGCGAATACGATTCGTCGTTCGTGTTTGTGCCCATCAAAGAATTGCAAGAAATGCGCGGCATCGGCACCAATGTTTCCGCGATCCAAATCAAGCTCAAGCCGGGCATCGATCCGGATACAGTACGCGACCAATTGCGCAGCAAATTCCCGCCGGAGCTGTTCGGCGTTTATACCTGGCGCGATAAGCAAGGCGCCTTGTTGGCCGCCGTGCAAATGGAACGTGCTGTGCTCAATATTCTGCTGTTCATGATCATTGCCGTGGCCGGGTTTGGCATTCTGGCGATATTTTTCATGATTGTGGTGGAGAAAACCCGCGACGTGGGAATCCTGAAATCGCTGGGCGCTTCCAGCCGCGGGATTCTCGGCATTTTTTTGGGTTATGGGCTGTCGCTGGGTTTGGTCGGCGCCGGGGTGGGCATGGCGATTGGATTGTTGTTTGTGCACTACATCAATCAAATTCGCGATGCCTTGGAGTGGGTTACGGGGCAGCCAGTATTCGATCCGGCGATTTATTATTTCTACGAAATTCCCACGATTATCGATCCCGTAACCGTCACGTGGATTGTGGTGGGCGCGCTTTCGATTGCGGTCCTGGCCAGCGTGCTTCCGGCGCTGCGTGCTGCCCGTTTGCACCCCGTGGAGGCCTTGCGCTATGAGTGA